The sequence below is a genomic window from Dictyostelium discoideum AX4 chromosome 5 chromosome, whole genome shotgun sequence.
TACCAACACCAGTACTACctaaaactaaaatatttGTATTCTTTGGtgtttcaattttttcaacCTTTGGTTCTAATTGAACTTTTAAatcttctttaatttttggttcttcttcttctccATTTCCTTTTGTTACTTCCCCATCATGTGGTTCTGCAACACAAGCCTTAATTTCACCTTCTTTATCTTCAACATTAgcattttcaactttttctgCTAATTGGTTTACTGCATCATCTGGGgtttctgaaaaaaaaaaataaaaaaaaataaaaaaaaaatgaaaaaataaaaaaataaaaaaaaaaaaaaaaaaacaggaaaataattaaattaaaatggtcattttataaaataaaataaaataaaaaaataaaaaataaaaaagaaatttaaaaaaaataataatattaatgataataatatttacctCCAACAACTGGGATATGCATATTTTGTTTGATATATGTAATGAAataattagaaaataaatttgagttgtaatgaaaaaaaaaaaaaatgtgaaaaaaaaaaaaatttaaatcttgtaaaaaaaaaaaaaaaaaaaaaaaaatcacttaaaaaattaagcccacattttaaaaatttaaaattaagttaaagattttttaaaaaatcttgaAAAAactcaaagaaaaaaaaaaaaaattaaaaccaatcaaaaaaaaaacactgtTTTAAGTTAGAGTTTAAAATAAGTTAAAAAAATGGTgattgtatattttttttaaaaaaaaaaaaaaaataaaacaatatcCAAAACCACCaaagaaatttaaacaattaaaaaaataaatatctaaaaattttaaattaacaaaacATTTCATAAACTAaaatgcttttttttttaaaaaaaaaaataaaaaaaaataataaaaatccaaaacaattaattttaaataaagaaaagttttaaattcttaatctttattttattttatttcttatttattttattttttatttattttttttttttttattaattttttatttttaatcttttttaatatttgaagaaGAAAGATTTGAATAATAACTCATTGATTTATGACCAAAGAAAACTAATGGAATCATTAATAAAGCTAAATTTTTGAGGGTAACATCCATTGTGGAGTGTAACCAATAGTTTACAATTAAGAGACCAGTTGCAGAGATACAACCAAGGAAACCAATGGTGTAAATGAAACCCATACCAGTTGGGAATCTACCAAGATTGGTACCAACGAATAAGAGACCAATGACAAAGATGGCGATTGGTGATAAGACCAAGAGAGTGAATAAACTTGAGATAGATTGTGGTGGTCTCTTTTCAGCTACTCTAAAGTTGTGAGAGATTGGGAGTTGTTCTGGATAACGATTGGTTGGAATGGttgattgattgaatttcaaattaatttcaccGAAATTCCATTGTAATGGAGTGATTGATTGATCACCAATGATTAAatccaattgataatttcCAGATTGACAACCTAAAATCTTGCAAGCATCTTTATTGGTGAAGGTGTAAGAGTAGGCATCAGCAGAGTAAGTTGCTGGAACTACGGCTTCTCTAGCTGGTGAATAGAAACGAATACCAACTTGTTGAGCTTGATATGGTTGAGCTTCAGATGCGATTCTAAAGAAGATACGAGCGATATTATTTGATGGgatttcaattaatggtaattttTGACCAAATTGAACTTCATTGGTAGTCTTTGGAGAACCTAATTGATCGGATTTTGGTGCATATGATAATTTCATATCGTTGACGGTAACGGCACCAGTGATTGTAATGATTTGAATGTTGGTGATAGATTTGTAACTATCGGTATCGACTGGTTGAACTTTGAATTCGAAATTGTATGAACCCAATTTAAGGTTCTCATTGGAGAGATCGGCGACAAAGCTGTTATCAGAGGATTGGAATTTCATTTCCTTACCAGAGAGTATTGGTGTTGAACGTGGATTCTTTGATGAGACAACCTTGTTGATCACAATTGATGCTTCGATTGGTTGATCGAAAATATCGGTGACACGAACACGAATATCATTCAAACCGGATGGTGAGTAAATTGATTTAACTAAAGCCAAAGAGATTGGTTGAGAGATTGAATTCTTTTGACATCTCTTGAGTGCAACGATTAAATGGTAAGCATCAGAGAGGGATTCAACATTCTTTTGTCTTAAAAGGTATTCAGAGATTTGATTGATTTGCTTGTTACTAATGACATCGGCCACCTTATCGTTAACGCTTGCCAATGAGAGTAAACCATGTAAGAGTGAGGAAGTGGTTGAAAGGTCGTTAAAGTATAGACTGTCGGTGGTTTCGTCGGCGGATGCTAAAACAGTGTCAACTTTGTTTACAACTTTTGCTACCAACTTATCGACTTCATTACTCTTTAAACGATGAGATAAACGAGCCAATGCAAAGTATGCAGCGGCTGTATTTTGAAGGTTACCTTCATCATCGGTACTGACAGACTTGAAAGTACCATCTTCGTCCATGAGTGAAACCATTGAATTAACAGCTTGTATCAATAATGGATCAATTATTGAAACGGTTTTTGAATCGATTGCTTTTGCACTTGAAAGTgtgaaataaatattaatagcTTGTGTCTTTTCCAATAATGAACCATtctctaatttattttttaataaatcttgtaattgttgttcatttcccaatgatgatgatgattcacCTTGTAAACATTTTAATTCTGAAAGGATAGTAACTCCATTGAAAACTAATTCAATATctgtaaatttattttgttttaattgttcttTGGTTTGTTTACAAATGTCTTTTGTTGCTTCAATATTTGTTTCACCAATACGTGTTAAAACTCCAACTCCATAAAATGTATCCTTTAATGATTCACCATATAATTTGGTATTACCATTGTATTTACTTGAAATGAattgttttatattatttatatcatttttacTGTATACATTACTAATACCACGTGTTGTAGTAATTTTACTTTGTACTGATCCTGAAATTacaattgatattaaaatgcttaatacaattaatataattaattctataaaaaaaaaaaaaaaaaagaattaatattattagtattatttttaattaaaaaaaaaaaaaaaagatttaaattctaGTTAatatgatattaattttttaaaaaaaaatttaaaatatatatttaaattgaacTTACtcatttttttctatattttttatattgtacAATAAATTACAACtattggtaattttttttttttttttttttcaaattaaaaaattttgatgatcatgcattcaaaaaaaaaaaaaaaattgaaaaaaaaaaaaattaaaaaaaaaaaaatttaaattttgatggAATTATATAAAACTCAACAAAAGGTCAAATCAATtcctcaaaaaaaaaaaaataaataaaaaaaaaaaaaaaaaaattaaattaaaattaaaagtattgttttttccaaaaaaaaaaattaattaattaattaaaaaatttaaatttggttaATAAAATTCATAGTCCTTTTGTTACCCCTTTgagattttttaaacatttttgaaaaaaaaaaaaataaaaaataaataaataaatactgctttaaaaaaatcactaaagtggaataaaaaaagaatatatatatattttattcactgaaaaaaagaaattaataaaattcagCAATCTcccaatttttaattggttcaatttttagtgaaaaaatttcttaaaatattacaaaaactactaaatcaaataaaaaatgagaCAGctgaattttattaatttaaaatttataaatttcttttttttttctagtgtttcaattatattttaaacaaaacaatgaaattcgaaatcaaataaaaaaaaaaaataaaaaaaaataaaaaataaaaaataaaaaataaaaataaaaaaaaataaaaaaaatgaaaaaatgaatttttttttaaacgaTCAAATTTAGGccgtgtttttttttttttttttttttttttttttttttttttttttttttttttagtttttttaactctttttcaattcaatACTTTGCatatatataaatcaaaaatgatTAGAATATTTCAAAGATCTTTAATCATTTCTAGagatcaattaataaataaatgcaATGGTTTAAATTGTAAGTGTTaagttaaaatttttttttttttttttttttttttttttaataaacaactaaccaattaaatatatatgtatatattaatttaaaaaaaaaaaaaaaaaaaaaaaaatcaaaatttttgattcattatataaaaaaatttttataaatatttccTTATTTccttataaataataataataaatgatttatttttaaattttttatttatatttttcaattttttagaTAATATTAGAGGATTTagtgaaaaaataaataatgataaaagagGAAATTCAagaaaagaatttgaaaattttaaaaaaagaagacaaattgaaaatttatttaaaaaagaaggtTTAGAGGAACCAGTAGAATTTAGAATAGATAATGGTGAAAGTGTATCAAAGATTGATGTTGAATTCatttcaaagaaattaaaagttacAGATAAAGAGAaatatattgatttaaagGATTTGATTACAGGTGAAGTTAAAAAGGTGCCAGGTTATGAAAACTATGATTTAACACCAGAGGAATCAGCATTTGGTTTAAAAGAGTTGGAGAATAtgttaaagaaaaaagatgGTGAAAAAGTTGTTGGTCAATTAATCAATGAATTGAAACAAGCATTCGGATTGGAGAGTGATGTACAAATGGatagaaaattaaatgatcTCAACAAAGAGATGAGTTTAAGATTAGGTGAACCAATCGAAGAGTTCATTGCAAACAATCAAAATGATAACTCTGATCTCAGCTCAAAACAAAGAGTCATCATTCACGAATACTTTGAAAGACATCCATTCCTTAAAAACGTTAGACAAACCTCTTTTgttttagatttaatttcactctctgaacaatttcaaaagagTGATAGTAAAAACTTTGAAGAGAATGTTAAgaaatatttcaatattgATCCAAATACAATCCAAAGTGGCAGCAGTGCTGCTGCTGAGGTGAAGGATGATTTTGATCCATTTAAAtctcaaaatttaaatgatgttGAATTCCTTCAACCAGTTGATACACCATTCGTTTCAGCAAGCTCTTCCAATGGTTCTTTTGAAGACAGAATGATTCAAATCATTAAATCTGGTGCTCTCTCTATGTACTTACAACAAGTTGTAAAAGATGCCACTGAATCTTTAGATCCAACTTCTGCTAAATTGGAAAGAGATCAACAAGAGAAAAGACTTCAAGATGAATTGGATATTCAAGATCGTATCCTCGatcaagaatttaaaaaaattgatttagaaGATAGAGAAAAAGTCCAAACCCaagaagatgaaaataatgatgagtTGGGTTTAGAAGATTATTTAGAGGCTGATGTCACTCCAGAACTTGATATGGTCAGTCCAGAGGGTATGCAACAACAAGCTAAAGACCCAAGAGATTTATTGAAATACTACCATCTCTATCCACGTCAAGTTAAGAAATGGATCGATTATTCACATACCCCACAAGGTCTTTTCACTTCATTTGGTACTTGGTACAATCTTCCAACTTGGTACTCTCAACACTTTAAACCAACCCCACCAGAATCTCATATCTCTAccaaaaagaatcaaaatgTATTCAAACAACTCGAATTACCAGATGATTTAAAGAATGCCTATAGATTTGGTGTCACTGAAGAAGAAGCTCGTTTACTTCATCCAAAATTCAAAGAATTCCTTTCTTTCGCAAATGCTACTCAACCTGAAGTTAACGCTTATCGTAAACAACTCTGTGTTGAAAAATATGGTCAATCTTTCCAAGATACTGGTTCTGCTTCAGTTCaaagtatgttttttttttattttttttattttttcttttttaaaaatatttaatttaacaaattactaatattcttttttttttttttttttataatagttGCAATTTTAACTGatagaattaattatttgaatgcTCATTtagaaaagaataaaaaagattttgttGCTAAAAAGAGAATTCCAGAAgttgaaaagaaaagaagaaGTTTAGTTGCATACTTAAAGAGAACAAATATCGAAGAATACTTTAGAGTAACCAAAGATTTAAGATTAAAGAACTTTagcttttaaaatataaaaaaaaaaaaataataaaaaaaaataaatataaatataaattaaataaacaaataaaaataaaagaaaaaaaaaaaaataaaataaaaaaaaaaaaaaaaaaataaaaataaaatttaaattaaaaggtatattacaaatataaataatatatatatatgtaaaagtttttttttaattttaaaatttatattatttgtttatttatatcatttatttattcaccTTTATAAATTGGTTTTCTCTTTTCTTTAAAAGCAGTCAAACCTTCAATTCTATCTTTTGTTGGAATTACTTGAGCATAAGAAGCTTGTTCAATGATCATACCAGAGGCTTGATCAACATTCATACCACGATCAATAGCTTGTTTTGCCATACGAATTGCAATTGGACCTTTTGGAATGATTTGTTTTGCAATTTCAATTGCTTTATCGAAAGCTTCACCTTTTTCAGTTTCATATTGAACTAAACCAATCTCTAATGCACGTTTACTATCTAAAATTGCACctgtaaaaattaattcttttgcTCTTGGAATACCAATTAATCTTGGTAATCTTTGTGTACCACCTGCACCTGGAATAATTGCTAATCCAGTTTCTGGTAATCCCATCTTTGATGATTTACTTGCAACTCTAAAGTCACATGCTAATACCATTTCtgtaccaccaccaactgCAACACCTTCAATTGCTGCAATTGTTGGCATTTGTAATGtctttcaaatttatatatatatatttaattaataatcacaattgtttttttttttttttccaatccttttttttttttttttttttttttttttaataattatttacctCTAATTCTGTAAAAGATGATCTTAATGAGTGAACAAATTGTGAAGCTTCAACTTGTGACATTAAAGCTCTTTCTTTAAGATCAGCACCTGAACAAAATACACCATCAACTAAACTACGAACAATAACTACTCTTGTATCTGGACAAAATCTAAGTTCATTTAAATGTGATCtaaattgattcattaaatttttaccAAGTGCATTCTTTACATGTCCTctattaaatgaaatgaCACTAATACCTTTATTTTCACCCTCCAATCTTTCTAAAATACATTCTTGTTGTGTTTCTGTTGTAAATTTACGtccaaattttaatgatgatgatgttgaaaataatatattgtTACTTGttacattattatatttaactGAATTTGAAAcgtttttaattaaatgcttaatcatttttgaaatttacaaaaaattaaaaataaaaaaaaaaataaaaaaaaaaaaaactgataaaaaaaaaaaactgattATATGAGGggaatttcattttttttttttttgcttaattttataattttttttttatttatttatttaaagccTAAAAgatgtaataaaaaaaaaatgtgatatatatatgttttttttataacaattattcaatttaaataatttttctttttttttttttttttttttttttttttttttttttttttttttgggtttttttttctttttttaattattttatttaacttGAACCACTTCCATAACCTGAACCATTTAAATTTCTATTATATCTAGCATTTGAATCTGATGATTTTGTTGCAAATAAactttttgttctttttaaTCTTGGTTGATTACGGAATGCAGAGATAACATTGATTTGAGTGAATACATTACGAGCCTTTTTCCAATTTGATTTTCCACCCAATAATGGTTGACTCTCAATATCAACATCAATTCCCAAGTTTTTAACATCCAATGGTTTAACTTCAATATTTGTATTGGTTCTATCTTTAAGTGGTAATAATCTAAGACAAAATCCCCAAATTAAACTACCAAacccaataataatacaaaagaACCATTGTTTATAATCCAAATGTCTAGTTCCAAAAAACTCACCACCAAATTCAACTAAAATAACTTGAATGAATATACAGAATGAAACTACACCAACAAATACATAACTTTTATGAATATTTctaaaaacatttaattctttttttttttttttttttaaaaataataaattaataattatttttaaaattaaataaattaaatatattcatgttatatatttaaatattgttaCTTACGATTATCTAAAACTCtacaattaatttcattaaagaaTTGACAAAATACAaaagtattaaaaattatagtaTGATAAACAGTTTTATCATTAGTTGTCCATTGATCAACTCTtggtaaatcaaataattcaaccaTTGATGCAGCACTATACATAATTGAAAAGAGGAAAGcaatttgataaattgatTGACCAATAATATTTCTCCACATACGATATGTtattaaagaatcaaatcTACCATATGGACGACGATTAAAGAGTTCTTCAGAGGGTGGTTCAGTTGATAGAGCCAAAGCACCTAAAGTATCCATAATAAGATTAACCCAAAGTAATTGAACTGGACGTAATGGACTCTCACCATTTGTTATTGAACCTACAAATGCAATCAATACGGCAACAATATTAACAGTCAATTggaattgaataaatttacGAATTGAATCATAAACATTTCTACCCCAGATAACTGCTTTGGCGATGGAATTGAAATTATCATCCAATAATACAATATCGGATGCTTCTTTGGCAACTTCAGTACCAGCAATACCCATTGAAAAACCAACATCAGCTTCCTTCAATTGTGGAGCATCATTTACACCATCACCAGTAACAGCTACAACTTCTCCCAATTCTCTTAAACGATGAACTAATCTGAATTTATCAGTTGGTGAACATCTTGCAATAACTTGTAAATGTGGGATGATTGTATCTAATTGATCATCGGTTAGCAATCTAAATTGTGGACCTTCAATAGCTACACCACCATCTTTCAAAATACCACATTCTCTTGCTATATTCTTTGCTGTCAATATATTATCACCTGTTAACATTCTAACAAAGATACCAGCACCTTGACATCTTTTAACTGCACGTGGTACTTCTTTTCTGACTGGATCTTTAATACCAACCAAACCTAAAAATGTTAAACCAGTATAAATTACCTTTGCCTCATCCTCTGATGAtggttcattattaatttctttatatgCCAAAACAAGAGTACGTAAACCTTCACTTGcaaatatttcaatatcCTTTTGTAGTAACATCTTTTCATCTCTACTCATTTGAGTAGATTCACCATTCTTATCGACTATATTtgtacaattatttaaaacaatctCTGCTGCACCTTTTacataaataattaaaccacctgaaatattttgattttggttcATTAAAACTGCTGACATTTTCTTTTCCGATGAAAATGGATAAACTTTTACAACtctatctttattttcttttctaaCAGTTTCATAGGATTGATTTGGCATAGTTTCTAACCACTCTAATAAAGCACATTCAGTTTTACTACCAATATGATCGTTTAATCTATCTGTATGTTTTTCAATATAAGCGGTTGAATTCAAACTTATACCCTCTGCTAACAATGTTAAAATTCTTGAATTTGATAACATTTCCAT
It includes:
- a CDS encoding P-type ATPase — encoded protein: MNRNIDINNNNNGGIDYSITNEELSGYVQEEDYEAIKQRYGGVSGLSKRLGSNEENGLSQQEATNEERIHRFGINKMNEIAQKSLFFFIWQAIHDKTLIILIVSAVVSIILGLTVEDRKTGWIDGTAILVAVIIVVLVTAGNDYNKEKKFRKLNTIRNERNVSVVRGGHLASISVYDVVVGDVVKLETGDTIPADGLYIAGQSIAVDESSMTGESDQKRKSNDRPFFLSGCQVLEGSASMLVIAVGPNSQWGKLKLLLQSPDSDTPLTQKLEKLAETIGKFGLIAAILTFGVLLLKYVIVFVKDGHTWHWSELGTIVGFVVTAITIIVVAVPEGLPLAVTISLAYSMMKMMKDQNLVRHLEACETMGGATNICSDKTGTLTQNRMTVVKKIIGKSINSDDFVENGKSSMSDQQRDIYSSPSSSSSRHNVYNDSGKVNQHDCEMEMLSNSRILTLLAEGISLNSTAYIEKHTDRLNDHIGSKTECALLEWLETMPNQSYETVRKENKDRVVKVYPFSSEKKMSAVLMNQNQNISGGLIIYVKGAAEIVLNNCTNIVDKNGESTQMSRDEKMLLQKDIEIFASEGLRTLVLAYKEINNEPSSEDEAKVIYTGLTFLGLVGIKDPVRKEVPRAVKRCQGAGIFVRMLTGDNILTAKNIARECGILKDGGVAIEGPQFRLLTDDQLDTIIPHLQVIARCSPTDKFRLVHRLRELGEVVAVTGDGVNDAPQLKEADVGFSMGIAGTEVAKEASDIVLLDDNFNSIAKAVIWGRNVYDSIRKFIQFQLTVNIVAVLIAFVGSITNGESPLRPVQLLWVNLIMDTLGALALSTEPPSEELFNRRPYGRFDSLITYRMWRNIIGQSIYQIAFLFSIMYSAASMVELFDLPRVDQWTTNDKTVYHTIIFNTFVFCQFFNEINCRVLDNQLNVFRNIHKSYVFVGVVSFCIFIQVILVEFGGEFFGTRHLDYKQWFFCIIIGFGSLIWGFCLRLLPLKDRTNTNIEVKPLDVKNLGIDVDIESQPLLGGKSNWKKARNVFTQINVISAFRNQPRLKRTKSLFATKSSDSNARYNRNLNGSGYGSGSS
- the swp1 gene encoding dolichyl-diphosphooligosaccharide-protein glycotransferase, which translates into the protein MKLIILIVLSILISIVISGSVQSKITTTRGISNVYSKNDINNIKQFISSKYNGNTKLYGESLKDTFYGVGVLTRIGETNIEATKDICKQTKEQLKQNKFTDIELVFNGVTILSELKCLQGESSSSLGNEQQLQDLLKNKLENGSLLEKTQAINIYFTLSSAKAIDSKTVSIIDPLLIQAVNSMVSLMDEDGTFKSVSTDDEGNLQNTAAAYFALARLSHRLKSNEVDKLVAKVVNKVDTVLASADETTDSLYFNDLSTTSSLLHGLLSLASVNDKVADVISNKQINQISEYLLRQKNVESLSDAYHLIVALKRCQKNSISQPISLALVKSIYSPSGLNDIRVRVTDIFDQPIEASIVINKVVSSKNPRSTPILSGKEMKFQSSDNSFVADLSNENLKLGSYNFEFKVQPVDTDSYKSITNIQIITITGAVTVNDMKLSYAPKSDQLGSPKTTNEVQFGQKLPLIEIPSNNIARIFFRIASEAQPYQAQQVGIRFYSPAREAVVPATYSADAYSYTFTNKDACKILGCQSGNYQLDLIIGDQSITPLQWNFGEINLKFNQSTIPTNRYPEQLPISHNFRVAEKRPPQSISSLFTLLVLSPIAIFVIGLLFVGTNLGRFPTGMGFIYTIGFLGCISATGLLIVNYWLHSTMDVTLKNLALLMIPLVFFGHKSMSYYSNLSSSNIKKD
- the auh gene encoding enoyl-CoA hydratase/isomerase domain-containing protein gives rise to the protein MIKHLIKNVSNSVKYNNVTSNNILFSTSSSLKFGRKFTTETQQECILERLEGENKGISVISFNRGHVKNALGKNLMNQFRSHLNELRFCPDTRVVIVRSLVDGVFCSGADLKERALMSQVEASQFVHSLRSSFTELETLQMPTIAAIEGVAVGGGTEMVLACDFRVASKSSKMGLPETGLAIIPGAGGTQRLPRLIGIPRAKELIFTGAILDSKRALEIGLVQYETEKGEAFDKAIEIAKQIIPKGPIAIRMAKQAIDRGMNVDQASGMIIEQASYAQVIPTKDRIEGLTAFKEKRKPIYKGE